A window of the Natranaerobius trueperi genome harbors these coding sequences:
- a CDS encoding 4Fe-4S dicluster domain-containing protein, with translation MITFLFNNPEKSLKSYRKLQEQNRDGGQCIKCGACETECPQGLDIRGWLDTIHETFK, from the coding sequence ATGATTACCTTCTTATTCAATAACCCTGAAAAGTCTCTTAAGAGTTATAGAAAACTTCAAGAACAAAATAGAGATGGTGGACAATGTATAAAGTGTGGAGCTTGTGAAACTGAATGTCCACAAGGGTTAGATATAAGAGGATGGTTAGATACAATTCACGAAACTTTCAAGTAA
- a CDS encoding group II intron maturase-specific domain-containing protein yields HKFVRYADDCIIYVKSKRAAERVMTSCTKYLEEKLKLKVNREKSNIGSPLKLKFLGYSLYKARGKAGIRPHQESIKRFKDRVRQITSRKRGKSIQQTLKELKMFTTGWLGYFAIADMKNRITALDVWIRRRIRMYLWKQWKKISARFKNLKRLGISKGKAWEWANTRKGYWRIANSWILSRSLTNEYLASVGYDDISKRYEVLHLNH; encoded by the coding sequence GACATAAATTTGTGAGGTACGCAGATGACTGTATCATCTACGTCAAAAGTAAGAGAGCCGCTGAAAGAGTAATGACCAGCTGTACAAAATACCTCGAAGAGAAATTAAAACTTAAGGTGAATCGAGAAAAGAGCAACATTGGGAGCCCACTTAAGCTTAAGTTTCTTGGCTATTCCCTCTACAAAGCTAGAGGAAAGGCTGGAATACGACCACACCAAGAGTCCATAAAACGCTTCAAAGACAGGGTACGGCAGATAACAAGTCGTAAACGTGGTAAGTCAATTCAACAGACACTTAAAGAACTTAAAATGTTCACCACAGGCTGGTTAGGTTATTTTGCCATTGCAGATATGAAGAATAGAATTACCGCCCTTGACGTATGGATTAGGCGTAGAATTCGAATGTACTTGTGGAAGCAATGGAAGAAAATAAGTGCTAGGTTTAAGAATCTCAAGCGACTTGGAATATCCAAAGGGAAAGCTTGGGAATGGGCAAACACTCGGAAAGGATATTGGCGGATAGCCAATAGCTGGATATTATCAAGGTCATTAACAAATGAATACCTCGCATCAGTTGGATATGATGACATATCCAAAAGATACGAGGTACTGCACTTAAATCATTGA